In the genome of Doryrhamphus excisus isolate RoL2022-K1 chromosome 11, RoL_Dexc_1.0, whole genome shotgun sequence, one region contains:
- the LOC131138016 gene encoding ribonuclease P protein subunit p25-like protein, which produces MTEPTDQMRTSLSQKNLRRVSRTEDSSPYPIPGLATDFLHMRVKEGSKIRNLLRFATARMQDQGKNSETSLRQVVFTGSDRGVTKTITCVEILKRKVAGLHQVSKLYYKTVNEVWEDDGDGDGDAGGSRQRTVPAICILLSKDPLDAQEPGYQPPHTAITEDTDTCEGVTRTPHGPPSAKRIRMEDWSQSVPPLTNPFQGGLVGLPGQKHGERKRRFN; this is translated from the coding sequence ATGACGGAACCAACGGATCAGATGAGAACTTCACTCAGTCAGAAGAACTTGAGGAGAGTGAGCCGCACAGAAGACAGCAGTCCCTATCCCATTCCTGGACTTGCCACGGACTTTCTCCACATGAGAGTGAAAGAAGGAAGCAAGATCCGCAATTTACTGCGCTTCGCAACAGCTCGCATGCAAGACCAAGGCAAAAACAGCGAGACATCGTTGAGACAGGTCGTCTTCACCGGTTCGGACAGAGGAGTCACTAAGACCATCACTTGTGTGGAGATCCTCAAACGCAAAGTGGCAGGACTCCACCAGGTCTCCAAGCTCTACTACAAGACAGTGAATGAGGTTTGGGAAGATGACGGAGACGGAGACGGAGACGCGGGGGGAAGCAGGCAGAGGACAGTCCCTGCCATCTGTATCCTGCTGTCCAAAGACCCTCTCGACGCTCAGGAGCCCGGATACCAACCTCCACATACCGCGATCACAGAGGACACGGACACATGTGAAGGCGTGACCCGGACGCCGCATGGGCCACCCTCGGCTAAGCGAATACGTATGGAAGACTGGAGTCAAAGTGTGCCTCCGTTGACAAATCCATTTCAGGGTGGCCTAGTCGGCTTACCAGGACAAAAACATGGCGAGAGAAAGAGGCGGTTCAACTAG
- the LOC131138015 gene encoding protein mono-ADP-ribosyltransferase PARP6-like isoform X1, with protein MRYAEQRMATLNEYCVVCDERHVFQNGPMLKPAVCTRELCVFSHHTMGVMAEATEEVATGAEVVDLLVAMCRAALQSPRKNIIFEPYPSVADPNNPKILAFSPKRKSYERLQKALDSILFIRRMAQGPYSDIKKQMDRMDPLAVPLLQWILSSNRSHIVKLPASRQVAFMHTPHQFLLISSPPSKEARFQTARKLYGSTFAFHGSHIENWHSILRTGLVNASNTKFQMHGAAYGKGIYLSPISSISFGYSDMGKGQHQIPTKEDLLKKYNHIHKVQQDPPGRFLQSRNLNCVALCEVITTKDLKKHGNVWVCPVSDHVCTRFLFVYENGRVGDVHINTQDSDIQRQILHVIATRPS; from the exons ATGAGGTATGCAGAGCAGAGAATGGCTACGTTGAACGAATACTGCGTGGTTTGTGATGAGAGACACGTTTTCCAGAACGGCCCCATGTTGAAG CCTGCGGTGTGCACCAGGGAACTCTGCGTCTTCTCCCATCACACCATGGGGGTTATGGCAGAAGCCACGGAGGAGGTCGCCACGGGTGCAGAG GTGGTGGACCTGCTGGTTGCCATGTGCAGGGCGGCTCTACAGTCCCCACGCaagaacattatatttgaaccTTACCCATCCGTTGCAGATCCAAACAACCCCAAAATTCTGGCTTTTAGTCCGAAG AGAAAAAGCTACGAGAGGCTACAAAAAGCCCTGGACAGTATCCTGTTCATTCGGAGGATGGCACAG GGTCCTTATTCTGACATTAAAAAGCAGATGGACAGGATGGACCCTCTTGCAGTTCCTCTTCTACAATG GATTTTATCCAGTAACAGATCTCACATCGTCAAGCTCCCAGCCAGCAGG CAAGTGGCGTTCATGCACACGCCTCACCAGTTCCTGCTCATCAGCAGCCCCCCCAGCAAAGAGGCTCGTTTCCAAACCGCCCGCAAGCTTTATGGCAGCACTTTTGCTTTCCA TGGTTCCCACATTGAAAACTGGCATTCTATTTTAAGGACTGGACTTGTTAATGCCTCCAATACCAAGTTTCAG ATGCATGGAGCAGCGTACGGCAAAGGCATCTATTTAAGCCCAATCTCAAGCATCTCCTTTGGATATTCTG ACATGGGGAAGGGGCAACACCAGATACCAACCAAGGAGGACCTCCTGAAGAAATATAACCACATCCATAAAGTCCAACAG GATCCGCCTGGCAGGTTTCTGCAAAGCAGGAACCTAAACTGTGTTGCGCTTTGCGAAG TAATAACCACAAAGGACCTCAAGAAGCACGGGAACGTGTGGGTGTGCCCCGTATCCGACCACGTGTGCACACGTTTCCTGTTTGT GTATGAAAACGGCCGCGTGGGAGATGTCCACATCAACACTCAGGACTCCGACATTCAGAGACAAATTTTACACGTCATTGCAACCAGGCCAAGCTGA
- the LOC131138015 gene encoding protein mono-ADP-ribosyltransferase PARP6-like isoform X2 has translation MRYAEQRMATLNEYCVVCDERHVFQNGPMLKVVDLLVAMCRAALQSPRKNIIFEPYPSVADPNNPKILAFSPKRKSYERLQKALDSILFIRRMAQGPYSDIKKQMDRMDPLAVPLLQWILSSNRSHIVKLPASRQVAFMHTPHQFLLISSPPSKEARFQTARKLYGSTFAFHGSHIENWHSILRTGLVNASNTKFQMHGAAYGKGIYLSPISSISFGYSDMGKGQHQIPTKEDLLKKYNHIHKVQQDPPGRFLQSRNLNCVALCEVITTKDLKKHGNVWVCPVSDHVCTRFLFVYENGRVGDVHINTQDSDIQRQILHVIATRPS, from the exons ATGAGGTATGCAGAGCAGAGAATGGCTACGTTGAACGAATACTGCGTGGTTTGTGATGAGAGACACGTTTTCCAGAACGGCCCCATGTTGAAG GTGGTGGACCTGCTGGTTGCCATGTGCAGGGCGGCTCTACAGTCCCCACGCaagaacattatatttgaaccTTACCCATCCGTTGCAGATCCAAACAACCCCAAAATTCTGGCTTTTAGTCCGAAG AGAAAAAGCTACGAGAGGCTACAAAAAGCCCTGGACAGTATCCTGTTCATTCGGAGGATGGCACAG GGTCCTTATTCTGACATTAAAAAGCAGATGGACAGGATGGACCCTCTTGCAGTTCCTCTTCTACAATG GATTTTATCCAGTAACAGATCTCACATCGTCAAGCTCCCAGCCAGCAGG CAAGTGGCGTTCATGCACACGCCTCACCAGTTCCTGCTCATCAGCAGCCCCCCCAGCAAAGAGGCTCGTTTCCAAACCGCCCGCAAGCTTTATGGCAGCACTTTTGCTTTCCA TGGTTCCCACATTGAAAACTGGCATTCTATTTTAAGGACTGGACTTGTTAATGCCTCCAATACCAAGTTTCAG ATGCATGGAGCAGCGTACGGCAAAGGCATCTATTTAAGCCCAATCTCAAGCATCTCCTTTGGATATTCTG ACATGGGGAAGGGGCAACACCAGATACCAACCAAGGAGGACCTCCTGAAGAAATATAACCACATCCATAAAGTCCAACAG GATCCGCCTGGCAGGTTTCTGCAAAGCAGGAACCTAAACTGTGTTGCGCTTTGCGAAG TAATAACCACAAAGGACCTCAAGAAGCACGGGAACGTGTGGGTGTGCCCCGTATCCGACCACGTGTGCACACGTTTCCTGTTTGT GTATGAAAACGGCCGCGTGGGAGATGTCCACATCAACACTCAGGACTCCGACATTCAGAGACAAATTTTACACGTCATTGCAACCAGGCCAAGCTGA